A part of Brassica rapa cultivar Chiifu-401-42 chromosome A05, CAAS_Brap_v3.01, whole genome shotgun sequence genomic DNA contains:
- the LOC103867099 gene encoding uncharacterized protein LOC103867099, producing MALMRTRSQLNVSSPPPLPSPIPRARGSRSAANEILTEIIEKSIQVPELTLPESHSGGESCGSRHLIPAEIDFRLLTSRREGSVDRLVRSAREFGAFRVSYHGISSEEMRSLVRESGRVFGVLEGRDTGFRRSVVGNRDEIVWVRSWKERMEWAREYIGPERYRCFSQEMENVADKLEGVARKLGQIMVENSRRQTDKRIQRGESVLSVYRYNHENVTEQSPPLPKETTEEMLHYTLSLHLPAKNCEFRVDSGKGGGPLSFHADPDTILVTFGRQLEEWSLGEFKCRQGEIIYHPDVYGSRTSFSVELKCMSLFLSHASIATTCKTFSLTHQIFTSLLLLFFFQFFWSYVSHTAT from the exons ATGGCTCTGATGCGAACCAGGAGCCAATTGAACGTTTCCTCACCACCACCTCTTCCTTCACCAATCCCTAGAGCCAGAGGATCTCGTTCCGCCGCGAACGAGATCCTCACCGAGATCATAGAGAAATCGATCCAGGTCCCCGAGCTAACGCTCCCTGAATCACATTCCGGAGGTGAATCTTGCGGCTCACGTCACCTGATCCCTGCGGAGATTGATTTTCGGTTATTAACGTCCAGGAGAGAAGGATCCGTGGATCGTCTGGTAAGATCCGCGAGGGAGTTTGGAGCGTTTCGCGTGAGCTATCATGGGATATCGAGCGAGGAGATGAGGTCTCTCGTGAGAGAGTCGGGTCGGGTTTTCGGAGTTTTGGAGGGAAGAGACACGGGTTTTCGGAGAAGTGTTGTCGGAAACAGAGACGAGATCGTTTGGGTTCGGTCGTGGAAGGAACGTATGGAATGGGCGCGCGAGTATATCGGACCGGAACGATACCGCTGCTTCAG CCAAGAAATGGAGAATGTAGCTGATAAGCTTGAAGGAGTAGCGAGGAAGCTAGGGCAAATAATGGTGGAGAACTCAAGGAGACAGACTGATAAGAGGATACAAAGAGGAGAATCTGTTCTAAGTGTTTACAGGTACAATCATGAGAACGTTACAGAGCAAAGCCCTCCTTTGCCTAAAGAGACGACCGAAGAAATGCTTCATTACACACTCAGCCTTCACCTTCCCGCTAAGAACTGCGAGTTCCGTGTCGATTCAGGGAAAGGCGGCGGTCCACTTTCTTTCCATGCAGATCCTGATACTATTCTTGTCACTTTTGGTCGTCAGCTTGAG GAATGGAGTTTAGGAGAGTTCAAATGTCGTCAAGGAGAAATCATTTATCATCCAGATGTGTATGGCTCGCGCACTTCCTTTTCCGTAGAGCTCAAGTGCATGTCTCTTTTCTTATCGCATGCTTCTATTGCAACCACTTGCAAAACGTTCTCTTTAACCCATCAAATTTTCACTTCGTTACTCCTGCTCTTTTTCTTCCAGTTCTTTTGGAGTTATGTATCCCATACGGCCACTTAG
- the LOC103867100 gene encoding CBL-interacting serine/threonine-protein kinase 22-like gives MAGEDSSDSIIVNVDGDDNKSALFGKYDLGKLLGSGAFAKVYQAEDLHNDRESVAIKVVQKKRLKDGLTAHVKREISVMRRLRHPHIVLLSEVLATKTKIYFVMELAKGGELFSRVSSNRFTEKLSRKYFRQLISAVRYCHARGVYHRDLKPENLLLDENRDLKVSDFGLSAMKEQIKSDGMLHTLCGTPAYVAPELLTKKGYDGSKADIWSCGVVLFLLNAGYLPFRDSNISGLYRRIRTAQYTMPEWTSPELTNLLRRLLEPIPEKRITVDEILKDPWFNHGVDPSEIVGIQVDDYDLEESGKKLNAFELIASSSTANLAGLFGNFVTPDHCDQFVSDESPAEIMRKVVEVARQLNLRIAKKKERAVKLEGSQGVTNIVVKIRRLTDELVMVEMKNKQRDVGLAWADELRRKLRRIINQPVNRGP, from the coding sequence atggCCGGCGAAGACTCTTCCGATTCCATCATCGTCAACGTCGACGGAGACGATAACAAATCCGCGTTATTCGGCAAGTACGACCTCGGAAAGCTTCTCGGCAGCGGCGCGTTCGCCAAAGTCTACCAAGCGGAGGATCTCCACAACGACCGCGAGAGCGTCGCGATCAAAGTCGTCCAGAAGAAGCGTCTGAAAGACGGACTCACGGCGCACGTCAAGAGAGAGATCTCCGTCATGCGCCGTCTCCGCCACCCTCACATCGTCCTCCTCTCCGAAGTCCTCGCCACCAAGACGAAGATCTACTTCGTCATGGAGCTGGCCAAGGGCGGCGAGCTGTTCTCGCGAGTCTCGAGCAACCGATTCACGGAGAAGCTCAGCCGGAAGTATTTCCGGCAGCTGATCTCCGCCGTGAGGTACTGCCACGCGAGGGGGGTTTACCACCGCGATCTCAAGCCGGAGAATCTCCTCCTCGACGAGAATCGCGATCTGAAGGTTTCCGACTTCGGTTTAAGCGCGATGAAGGAGCAGATCAAATCCGATGGGATGCTGCACACTCTCTGTGGGACCCCTGCTTACGTGGCACCCGAGCTTTTAACGAAGAAGGGATACGATGGATCGAAAGCGGATATATGGTCATGCGGCGTCGTTTTGTTTCTTCTAAACGCGGGTTACTTGCCGTTTCGAGATTCAAACATCTCGGGACTCTACAGGAGAATCCGAACGGCTCAATACACCATGCCGGAGTGGACTTCTCCGGAGCTAACGAATCTTCTCCGCCGTTTACTGGAGCCGATCCCGGAGAAACGGATCACCGTCGACGAGATTTTAAAGGATCCGTGGTTTAACCACGGAGTAGATCCGAGCGAGATCGTCGGGATTCAAGTCGATGATTACGATCTGGAGGAGAGCGGGAAGAAGCTAAACGCGTTTGAGCTAATCGCGTCGTCGTCGACGGCGAATCTCGCCGGTTTGTTCGGGAACTTCGTGACGCCGGATCATTGCGATCAGTTCGTTTCCGACGAGAGTCCGGCGGAGATTATGAGGAAGGTTGTGGAGGTTGCGAGGCAGCTGAATCTGAGGATTgcgaagaagaaggagagagcGGTGAAGCTGGAAGGGTCGCAGGGAGTGACGAACATCGTGGTGAAGATTCGGAGATTGACGGATGAGTTGGTGATGGTGGAGATGAAGAACAAGCAACGAGACGTGGGCTTGGCTTGGGCCGACGAGCTCAGGCGAAAACTGCGTCGTATCATTAACCAACCGGTTAATAGGGGTCCGTAG
- the LOC103867101 gene encoding probable WRKY transcription factor 33, which yields MAASSLLTMDNSRTRQNMNGSANWSGIRSSAASLEDLEIPPKFRSFAPSSISISPSLVSPSTCFSPSIFLDSPAFVASSANVLASPTTGALLTYENNQKSINEEEKTKKNNNNVNFFDFSFQTQSSGVSAPTRTTTNSSVLQSQETRPHSNTHHQAVSYNGREQRKGEDGYNWRKYGQKQVKGSENPRSYYKCTFPNCPTKKKVETSLEGQITEIVYKGSHNHPKPQSTRRSSSSSSTFHSAVFDHHGDHSDSFVIQQDDNNTTSGSLGDDELSVMSRGEEEDCGSEPEAKRWKGENETNGGNGNGSKTVREPRIVVQTTSDIDILDDGYRWRKYGQKVVKGNPNPRSYYKCTTNGCPVRKHVERASHDMRAVITTYEGKHNHDVPAARGSGYTTNRLAQEPSSAPIRPNAIAGHSNYTTSQAPYTLQMLHQNNNTSAGSIGYAMNNNNFLGGGFSRAKEEPNDDSSFFDSFLS from the exons ATGGCTgcttcttctcttctcactATGGACAATAGCAGAACCAGACAAAACATGAATGGTTCTGCTAATTGGTCCGGAATAAGATCATCAGCAGCATCTCTTGAAGATCTTGAGATCCCACCGAAGTTCAGATCTTTTGctccttcttcaatctcaatcTCTCCTTCTCTTGTCTCTCCTTCCACTTGTTTCAGTCCTTCTATTTTTCTTGATTCCCCTGCTTTTGTTGCCTCCTCTGCTAAC GTTCTTGCTTCTCCAACCACAGGAGCTCTTCTCACATATGAAAATAATCAGAAAAGCATCAACGAGGaagagaagacgaagaagaacaacaacaacgttAACTTCTTTGATTTCTCATTTCAGACACAATCATCAGGAGTTTCTGCTCcgacaagaacaacaacaaacagTTCTGTCTTGCAGTCACAG GAAACTCGTCCACACAGcaacactcatcatcaagctgTATCTTACAATGGGCGAGAGCAGAGGAAAGGAGAGGACGGTTACAACTGGAGAAAGTACGGACAGAAACAGGTGAAAGGGAGCGAGAATCCTCGGAGTTACTATAAGTGTACTTTCCCAAACTGTCCAACTAAGAAGAAAGTGGAAACATCTTTGGAAGGTCAGATCACAGAGATTGTGTATAAAGGAAGCCATAACCATCCTAAACCTCAGTCCACTCgaagatcttcttcttcttcgtcgacGTTTCATTCAGCTGTGTTTGATCATCATGGTGATCACTCTGATTCCTTTGTGATCCAACAAGATGATAATAATACTACTTCTGGTTCTCTTGGAGACGATGAGTTATCGGTTATGagcagaggagaagaagaagactgtgGGAGTGAACctgaagcaaagagatg GAAGGGAGAAAATGAAACAAACGGTGGGAATGGTAATGGAAGCAAGACAGTGAGAGAGCCGAGGATTGTTGTGCAGACAACAAGTGATATAGACATTCTTGATGATGGTTACAGATGGAGAAAGTACGGCCAAAAAGTCGTTAAAGGAAACCCTAATCCAAG GAGCTACTACAAGTGCACAACCAATGGTTGTCCGGTGAGAAAACATGTTGAGAGAGCATCACACGATATGAGAGCAGTAATCACAACCTACGAAGGGAAACACAACCACGACGTGCCTGCGGCTCGTGGTAGCGGATACACCACAAACAGACTGGCACAAGAGCCTTCTTCAGCACCAATTAGACCAAATGCTATTGCTGGTCACTCTAATTACACTACTTCTCAAGCACCATATACGCTTCAAATGCTTCACCAAAACAACAACACTAGTGCCGGGTCTATTGGTTACGCTATGAACAATAATAACTTCCTTGGTGGTGGGTTCTCTAGAGCAAAAGAAGAACCAAACGATGACTCCTCTTTCTTTGATTCGTTTTTGTCTTGA